From a single Arthrobacter sp. SLBN-112 genomic region:
- a CDS encoding amidohydrolase, whose amino-acid sequence MRNYTTEAEPTALVAPWLEPLLPELIEFRRDLHAHPELSFKEFRTTDKLAERLEAAGLSPRRLEGTGLTVDVGEGPIATALRGDIDALPIIEETGLPFASKNHGVTHACGHDVHTTTMLGIALVLHRMHQESPLGATVRIIFQPAEETMPGGAHSCIEQGVLDGVPRILALHCDPRIEVGKVGTRIGAITSASDTIRIELSGRGGHTSRPHLTEDLVFALAQIAVNVPAVLSRRVDVRSGVSMVWGQITAGSAPNAIPGSGYMAGTMRCLDRDAWHAAGELLDEVVHQVAAPYGVDVHLEHTRGVPPVVNSEHETAIIEAAARAEIGESAVVLTPQSMGGEDFAWFLAELPGAMMRLGTKTPGGEDYDLHRGDYILDERSLGLGIRVLTAAALRTIRDLEQTQAS is encoded by the coding sequence GTGCGCAATTACACTACTGAAGCCGAGCCCACCGCCCTGGTGGCTCCCTGGCTTGAACCGCTTTTGCCGGAACTGATCGAATTCCGGCGGGACCTGCATGCGCACCCGGAGCTGTCCTTCAAGGAGTTCCGCACCACGGACAAGCTCGCCGAGCGGCTCGAAGCCGCCGGCCTGAGCCCCCGCCGCCTGGAAGGCACCGGGCTGACGGTCGACGTGGGCGAAGGCCCCATCGCCACGGCGCTTCGCGGCGACATCGATGCCCTGCCCATCATCGAGGAGACCGGGCTGCCGTTCGCGTCGAAGAACCACGGCGTCACCCACGCCTGCGGCCATGACGTGCACACCACCACCATGCTGGGCATCGCCCTGGTCCTGCACCGGATGCACCAGGAATCACCCCTCGGCGCCACCGTCCGGATCATCTTCCAGCCCGCTGAGGAGACCATGCCCGGCGGCGCGCATTCCTGCATTGAACAGGGTGTGCTGGACGGCGTCCCCCGGATTTTGGCGCTGCACTGCGACCCCCGAATTGAAGTAGGCAAGGTGGGAACCCGCATCGGTGCCATCACCTCGGCGTCGGACACCATCCGGATCGAGCTCTCCGGCCGCGGCGGCCACACCTCCCGCCCGCACCTGACCGAAGACCTGGTGTTCGCGCTGGCCCAGATTGCGGTCAACGTGCCGGCCGTGCTGTCCCGCCGGGTGGACGTCCGCAGCGGCGTGTCCATGGTGTGGGGCCAGATCACCGCAGGCTCGGCACCCAACGCCATCCCCGGCAGCGGCTACATGGCCGGGACCATGCGCTGCCTGGACCGGGACGCCTGGCACGCTGCCGGCGAACTCCTTGACGAAGTGGTCCACCAGGTGGCCGCGCCCTACGGCGTGGACGTCCACCTGGAGCACACCAGGGGAGTGCCGCCGGTGGTGAACTCCGAACACGAGACGGCCATCATCGAGGCCGCCGCGCGGGCCGAAATCGGCGAAAGCGCCGTCGTGCTGACCCCGCAGTCCATGGGCGGCGAGGATTTCGCGTGGTTCCTCGCGGAACTTCCCGGCGCCATGATGCGCCTGGGCACCAAGACGCCGGGCGGGGAGGACTACGACCTCCACCGCGGCGATTACATCCTGGACGAGCGCTCACTGGGCCTGGGCATCCGGGTCCTCACCGCAGCGGCGCTGCGCACCATCCGCGACCTGGAGCAGACCCAGGCTTCCTGA
- a CDS encoding MarR family winged helix-turn-helix transcriptional regulator codes for MTEAPRLDRQVCFALYSASRAATAVYRPVLDELGLTYPQYLVMLVLWENEPRGVKELGGELGLDSGTLSPLLKRLEALGLVERRRSGEDERRVAIHLTSAGRSLSGPASSIPQRLADAAGLSLDELEQLRTTLGKLTAALHESL; via the coding sequence ATGACCGAAGCACCCCGCCTGGACCGGCAAGTCTGTTTTGCGCTGTACTCGGCCTCCCGCGCCGCTACCGCTGTCTACCGGCCTGTCCTGGACGAACTGGGACTCACCTACCCGCAGTACCTCGTGATGCTGGTCCTGTGGGAAAACGAACCCCGGGGCGTAAAGGAACTTGGCGGGGAGCTTGGCCTTGACTCGGGCACCCTGTCGCCACTCCTGAAGCGGCTGGAAGCGCTGGGGCTTGTGGAACGGCGGCGCTCCGGCGAGGACGAACGCCGCGTTGCCATCCACCTGACCTCCGCCGGGCGAAGCCTCAGTGGCCCGGCAAGTTCCATTCCGCAGCGGCTGGCCGACGCCGCCGGTCTCTCCCTCGACGAACTTGAACAATTGCGGACCACGCTGGGCAAGCTCACGGCTGCCCTGCATGAATCGCTGTGA
- a CDS encoding organic hydroperoxide resistance protein — protein sequence MKTLYTAEALASGEGRDGAARSNDGKLAVALASPVELGGSGQGTNPEQLFAAGYAACFHSALRLVGRKAGADLTDSAVAAKIHLGQLDGGAGFGLAAELEIALPALDLAAAEELVAKAHEVCPYSNATRGNITVDLKILEYAA from the coding sequence GTGAAGACTCTCTACACCGCCGAGGCCCTGGCCTCGGGCGAAGGCCGTGACGGCGCTGCACGCAGCAATGACGGCAAACTGGCAGTGGCCCTCGCCAGCCCGGTCGAACTCGGTGGCAGCGGCCAGGGCACCAATCCCGAACAGCTCTTTGCCGCCGGGTATGCCGCCTGCTTCCACTCCGCCCTGCGCCTGGTGGGCCGCAAGGCAGGAGCCGACCTGACGGATTCGGCAGTGGCGGCGAAGATCCACCTGGGGCAGCTGGACGGCGGTGCCGGCTTCGGACTGGCCGCCGAGCTCGAGATCGCCCTGCCCGCGCTGGACCTCGCTGCCGCCGAAGAGCTGGTGGCCAAGGCACACGAGGTCTGCCCCTATTCAAATGCCACGCGCGGCAACATCACCGTTGACCTCAAGATTCTGGAGTACGCAGCATGA
- a CDS encoding NADP-dependent oxidoreductase — translation MSTALATTTREIRLASRPVGRPSGENFVLAESPLPAREDGQILVRNLFMSVDPYMRGRMNDVKSYSAPFAVGKALDGGAVGEVIASRSSAHQEGDVVVHSLGWREYAVVDGTAATPARTDLAPASAFLGALGMTGLTAYSGLLKVAEFKPGDAVFVSGAAGAVGSLVGQIAKAMGASRVIGSAGSPAKVARLLELGFDAAFDYHDGPVVEQLEKAAGPAGIDVYFDNVGGEHLEAALAVLNVGGRVAMCGAIAQYNSTEPTPAPHNLMQAIGKQLTLRGFLVGGQRQHTAEFAEKMAGWLADGTVRYDETIVDGLENAPQAFMDLLDGANTGKMLVRL, via the coding sequence ATGAGCACAGCCCTTGCAACCACCACCCGTGAAATCCGGCTGGCCTCCCGTCCCGTGGGACGACCCTCCGGCGAAAACTTCGTACTTGCCGAGTCGCCGCTGCCCGCACGTGAAGACGGCCAGATCCTGGTCCGCAACCTCTTCATGTCCGTGGACCCCTACATGCGGGGCAGGATGAACGACGTCAAGTCCTATTCGGCACCCTTCGCTGTGGGCAAGGCGCTCGACGGCGGTGCGGTGGGTGAGGTGATCGCGTCCCGCTCATCCGCACACCAGGAGGGCGACGTCGTCGTGCATTCCCTTGGCTGGCGCGAGTACGCGGTGGTGGACGGCACTGCCGCCACCCCGGCCCGCACCGACCTGGCCCCTGCTTCCGCTTTCCTCGGCGCGCTGGGCATGACCGGACTCACCGCCTACTCCGGCCTGTTGAAGGTCGCCGAATTCAAGCCGGGGGACGCTGTATTCGTTTCGGGTGCAGCCGGTGCGGTGGGCTCCCTGGTGGGACAGATCGCCAAGGCCATGGGCGCCTCGCGGGTCATCGGCTCCGCCGGCTCGCCGGCCAAGGTGGCACGGCTCCTGGAGCTCGGCTTCGACGCCGCGTTCGACTACCACGACGGCCCGGTTGTGGAGCAACTGGAGAAGGCGGCCGGCCCGGCCGGCATCGACGTCTACTTCGACAACGTGGGCGGCGAGCACCTCGAGGCGGCCCTGGCAGTCCTGAACGTGGGCGGCCGGGTGGCCATGTGCGGTGCCATCGCACAGTACAACTCAACCGAACCCACACCCGCACCCCACAACCTGATGCAGGCCATCGGCAAGCAACTGACCCTGCGCGGTTTCCTGGTGGGCGGGCAGCGGCAGCATACGGCAGAGTTCGCGGAGAAAATGGCCGGGTGGCTCGCGGACGGGACCGTGCGCTACGACGAGACGATCGTCGACGGGCTGGAGAACGCTCCGCAGGCCTTCATGGACCTCCTGGACGGCGCAAACACCGGCAAAATGCTGGTCCGCCTGTAG
- a CDS encoding BMP family lipoprotein, with protein sequence MKKSLRASFKRGSMAGVATLGASALVLTACGAAPEAGSTSSAGASNYTGCIVSDSGGFDDQSFNQSSYEGLKKTEKDLGIKVNQIESKTNNDFEPNLRAMVTAGCNLTITVGFLLGDATKAQATANPDKHFAIIDFGYDKPISNVKPIIYDTAQAAFLAGYLAAGTTKTGTVATFGGIKIPTVTIFMDGYADGVKYYNQQKGKNVKLLGWNKDAQDGSFTGDFEKQDVGKQLTKNFLDQGADIVMPVAGPVGKGAGAALNEAKAAGKDVKLIWVDSDGYLTAPDYKDIMLSSVMKQMGEAVETVVTEDKDGKFNNTPYVGTLANDGVQLAPFHDLDSQVPAELKSDLEKIKKDIVDGKLKVESAASPKA encoded by the coding sequence TTGAAGAAATCACTGCGTGCCAGCTTCAAGCGCGGTTCAATGGCCGGTGTGGCCACCCTCGGTGCGTCCGCGCTTGTGCTCACCGCCTGCGGTGCAGCCCCCGAAGCCGGCAGCACCTCATCCGCAGGTGCCAGCAACTACACGGGCTGCATCGTTTCGGACTCCGGTGGATTCGACGACCAGTCCTTCAACCAGTCCTCCTACGAGGGCCTGAAGAAGACCGAGAAGGACCTCGGCATCAAGGTCAACCAGATCGAGTCGAAGACCAACAACGACTTCGAACCCAACCTGCGCGCCATGGTCACGGCCGGCTGCAACCTGACCATCACGGTCGGCTTCCTGCTGGGCGACGCCACCAAGGCCCAGGCCACCGCCAACCCGGACAAGCACTTCGCCATCATCGACTTCGGCTACGACAAGCCCATCAGCAACGTCAAGCCCATCATCTATGACACCGCGCAGGCGGCCTTCCTCGCCGGCTACCTGGCCGCGGGAACCACCAAGACCGGCACCGTGGCCACCTTCGGCGGCATCAAGATCCCCACCGTGACCATTTTCATGGACGGCTACGCCGACGGTGTGAAGTACTACAACCAGCAGAAGGGCAAGAACGTCAAGCTGCTCGGCTGGAACAAGGACGCCCAGGACGGCAGCTTCACCGGTGACTTCGAAAAGCAGGACGTAGGCAAGCAGCTGACCAAGAACTTCCTGGACCAGGGCGCGGACATCGTGATGCCCGTGGCCGGTCCCGTGGGCAAGGGCGCCGGCGCCGCGCTCAACGAGGCCAAGGCTGCCGGGAAGGACGTCAAGCTGATCTGGGTTGACTCCGACGGCTACCTCACCGCCCCGGACTACAAGGACATCATGCTCTCCTCCGTGATGAAGCAGATGGGCGAGGCCGTGGAGACCGTTGTCACCGAGGACAAGGACGGCAAGTTCAACAACACCCCGTACGTGGGCACCCTTGCCAATGACGGCGTGCAGCTGGCACCCTTCCACGACCTCGATTCCCAGGTCCCGGCGGAACTGAAATCCGACCTCGAGAAGATCAAGAAGGACATCGTCGACGGCAAGCTGAAGGTTGAGTCCGCAGCAAGTCCCAAGGCCTGA
- a CDS encoding ABC transporter ATP-binding protein, which translates to MKLELRGITKRFGMLLANDHIDVVVEPGQIHCLLGENGAGKSTLMNVLYGLYEPSEGEILIDDKPVTFRGPGDAMAAGIGMVHQHFMLVPVFTVAENVALGAEPTKAAGFLNLDQTRQRIKEISDQYGFDVDPDALVEDLPVGVQQRVEIIKALVRNAKVLILDEPTAVLTPQETDELLDIMRQLKSRGTSIVFISHKLREVKAVSDTITVIRRGKVVGTADPAASTTELASMMVGRAVNLTLDKAPAQPRETTFEVRDLTVIAPNGQHVVDHLSFHIKRGEILAIAGVQGNGQTELTEAILGLQERVTGSIVLDGRELVGRSVKEVLQAGVGFVPEDRKVDGLVGTFSVAENLVLDLYDKPPFAKGISMSPAKVMENAKARIGEFDVRTPSAAAAAGTLSGGNQQKLVMARELSRPLRLFIASQPTRGVDVGSIEFLHRRIVAERDQGTPVMIISTELDEVMELADRIAVLYKGKLVGTVPAGTSRDVLGLMMAGIPPQEHAQTPQAGTPAATSNVEGADHA; encoded by the coding sequence TTGAAACTTGAACTCAGAGGGATCACCAAACGCTTTGGCATGCTCCTGGCCAACGACCACATCGACGTGGTGGTTGAGCCGGGCCAGATCCATTGCCTCCTTGGTGAAAACGGGGCGGGTAAATCCACCCTGATGAACGTGCTGTATGGGCTGTACGAGCCCTCCGAAGGCGAAATCCTCATCGATGACAAGCCCGTCACCTTCAGGGGTCCCGGTGATGCGATGGCGGCAGGGATCGGCATGGTGCACCAGCACTTCATGCTGGTGCCGGTCTTCACCGTGGCCGAGAACGTGGCACTGGGGGCCGAACCCACCAAGGCGGCCGGGTTCCTCAACCTGGACCAGACCCGGCAGCGCATCAAGGAGATCTCGGACCAGTACGGGTTCGACGTGGACCCGGACGCCCTGGTGGAGGACCTGCCGGTAGGCGTGCAGCAACGGGTGGAAATCATCAAGGCACTGGTCCGCAACGCCAAGGTCCTGATCCTTGACGAGCCCACGGCCGTACTTACCCCGCAGGAGACCGATGAGCTCCTGGACATCATGCGCCAGCTCAAGTCACGCGGAACCTCCATCGTCTTCATTTCGCACAAGCTGCGCGAAGTCAAGGCAGTCTCGGACACCATCACGGTGATCCGACGCGGCAAGGTGGTGGGCACTGCCGATCCTGCCGCCTCCACCACCGAGCTTGCCTCGATGATGGTGGGCCGTGCGGTGAACCTGACCCTGGACAAGGCCCCGGCCCAGCCGCGGGAAACCACTTTCGAGGTCCGCGACCTCACCGTCATCGCGCCCAATGGGCAGCACGTGGTGGACCACCTCAGCTTCCACATCAAGCGCGGTGAGATTCTGGCCATTGCAGGCGTCCAGGGCAACGGGCAGACTGAACTCACTGAGGCCATCCTGGGCCTGCAGGAGCGGGTCACCGGTTCCATCGTCCTGGACGGCAGGGAACTCGTGGGCCGGTCCGTCAAGGAAGTCCTGCAGGCCGGCGTCGGGTTTGTCCCCGAAGACCGCAAAGTGGACGGGCTGGTGGGCACCTTCTCCGTGGCGGAGAACCTGGTCCTTGATCTTTACGACAAACCGCCCTTCGCCAAGGGGATCAGCATGAGCCCCGCGAAAGTCATGGAGAACGCCAAGGCACGCATCGGCGAATTCGATGTCCGCACCCCCTCGGCCGCGGCGGCCGCCGGAACGCTGTCCGGCGGCAACCAGCAAAAACTCGTGATGGCGCGGGAACTTTCCCGCCCCCTGCGCCTCTTCATTGCTTCCCAGCCCACCCGCGGCGTGGATGTGGGCTCCATCGAGTTCCTGCACCGGCGGATCGTCGCGGAGCGTGACCAGGGGACCCCGGTGATGATCATTTCCACCGAACTGGACGAAGTGATGGAACTGGCTGACCGGATCGCGGTGCTCTACAAAGGCAAGCTGGTGGGCACTGTCCCCGCCGGGACAAGCCGCGACGTGCTGGGCCTCATGATGGCCGGCATCCCGCCCCAAGAACACGCACAGACCCCGCAGGCCGGCACCCCGGCCGCCACCTCCAACGTCGAGGGAGCCGACCATGCCTGA
- a CDS encoding ABC transporter permease: protein MPDQPSPKHAKDDPQTEDNRHAEGQDSPAVEDTAAVVAVDTAGGAMQPSAVPATAQSGQLPGGPGTVLRRIFTGSGIVSVLAVLLALIIGGLLIAITDKQVATTAGYFFARPTDMLAAVWNAATRSYIALFQGSVFNPRGNGLAAQFAPFMETLTIATPLITAGLGVALAFRAGLFNIGAQGQIIVAGILAAWVGFALHLPFGLHLLLVLVAGIVGGALWGGLAGLLKARTGAHEVIVTIMFNYIALYFLRYLLNTPAFQRPGESNPISPILDPSAVYPQILGSQYRLHLGFLLAIAATVLVWWLLNRSTVGFEFRAVGANPKAAQTAGINVSRSTILVMAIAGGLAGMSGVAQVAGTEKVLTDGVAATYGFDAITVALLGRSTPWGTFAAGLLFGAFRAGAVQMQIQTGTPIDIVLVVQSLIVLFIAAPPLVRAVFGLNPRRRKPARAARSGQAATTGGAA from the coding sequence ATGCCTGACCAGCCTTCCCCTAAACACGCCAAGGACGACCCACAGACTGAAGACAACCGGCACGCCGAGGGCCAGGACAGCCCGGCCGTGGAGGACACGGCCGCCGTGGTGGCCGTCGATACCGCCGGCGGGGCGATGCAGCCGTCGGCTGTTCCGGCCACGGCCCAAAGCGGGCAGCTGCCCGGCGGCCCCGGGACCGTACTGCGGCGGATCTTCACTGGAAGCGGCATCGTGTCCGTCCTTGCAGTGCTGCTGGCGCTGATCATCGGCGGCCTGCTCATTGCAATCACGGACAAGCAGGTGGCCACCACGGCCGGCTACTTCTTCGCCCGGCCCACGGACATGCTGGCGGCTGTCTGGAATGCCGCCACCCGCTCCTACATTGCCCTGTTCCAGGGTTCAGTGTTCAACCCGCGCGGCAACGGGTTGGCTGCCCAGTTCGCACCCTTCATGGAGACCCTCACCATCGCCACGCCGCTCATCACCGCCGGCCTGGGCGTAGCGCTGGCCTTCCGGGCAGGACTCTTCAACATCGGTGCCCAGGGGCAGATCATCGTGGCCGGCATCCTGGCGGCCTGGGTGGGCTTCGCCCTGCACCTTCCGTTCGGCCTGCACCTGCTGCTGGTGTTGGTGGCCGGCATCGTTGGCGGCGCCCTCTGGGGCGGCCTCGCCGGCCTGCTGAAGGCGCGTACCGGAGCCCACGAGGTCATCGTGACCATCATGTTCAACTACATTGCGCTGTACTTCCTGCGCTACCTGCTCAACACCCCGGCGTTCCAGCGGCCGGGGGAGTCCAACCCCATTTCACCCATACTGGATCCCAGCGCCGTCTACCCGCAGATCCTGGGAAGCCAGTACCGGCTGCACCTGGGCTTCCTCCTGGCGATCGCCGCCACGGTCCTGGTGTGGTGGCTCCTCAACCGGTCCACCGTGGGCTTTGAGTTCCGTGCCGTGGGGGCCAACCCCAAGGCGGCGCAGACCGCCGGCATCAACGTCTCCCGCTCCACCATCCTGGTCATGGCCATCGCCGGCGGGCTCGCCGGCATGTCAGGGGTGGCCCAGGTGGCCGGCACCGAGAAGGTGCTCACCGATGGCGTCGCCGCCACGTACGGCTTTGACGCCATCACGGTCGCCTTGCTGGGACGTTCGACGCCGTGGGGCACCTTCGCTGCCGGCCTGCTGTTCGGCGCCTTCCGCGCCGGCGCGGTCCAGATGCAGATCCAGACCGGCACCCCCATCGACATCGTCCTGGTGGTCCAGTCCCTGATTGTCCTTTTCATCGCCGCACCGCCGCTGGTCCGGGCCGTTTTCGGACTGAACCCCCGGCGCAGGAAGCCCGCGCGCGCAGCCAGGTCCGGGCAGGCAGCCACAACCGGAGGTGCCGCATGA
- a CDS encoding ABC transporter permease, whose product MSTTVSSSRPGKPQPGGPKAGARSAAPATRPVSWKTPVLLTVFALVSLVFFGFLAPRQTASFGISTGGDFFQLPALEINAFAGGIVLSVLLVALAGYAVYLKTRNQPAPGWLAITFIVIFVAAFLIWVVGGARTPAISLAGLIAGSVTLAVPLVFGSLSGVLCERVGVVNIAIEGQLLGGAFTAAIVASMTRNAFIGLLAAAIAGALVSMVLALFSIKYLVNQIIVGVVLNVLVSGVTGFLFSTVMQANKTQFNSPPGLDVIDIPVLSSIPIIGPILFRQSLVGYLMYVAVAVVWIGLFKTRWGLRVRAVGEHPQAADTLGINVNATRFWNVTLGGAVAGIGGSFFTLVAIDSFTKEISGGRGFIALAALIFGRWNPVGAFFAALLFGFADNLQSIVTIIGTPVPSQFMAMLPYLVTVLAVAGLVGKSRGPAASGIPYVKG is encoded by the coding sequence ATGAGCACAACAGTTTCTTCGTCCAGGCCCGGCAAACCCCAGCCCGGAGGACCCAAGGCAGGCGCTCGTTCCGCAGCGCCGGCTACCAGGCCCGTCAGCTGGAAGACTCCCGTCCTGCTCACCGTCTTCGCCCTGGTCTCCCTGGTGTTCTTCGGATTCCTGGCCCCCCGCCAGACGGCCAGCTTCGGCATCTCCACCGGCGGCGATTTCTTCCAGCTGCCTGCACTGGAAATCAACGCGTTCGCCGGCGGCATCGTCTTATCCGTGCTCCTCGTGGCGCTGGCAGGGTACGCCGTTTACCTGAAGACAAGGAACCAGCCGGCTCCGGGCTGGCTGGCCATCACCTTCATCGTGATCTTCGTGGCCGCCTTCCTCATTTGGGTGGTGGGCGGCGCCCGTACGCCCGCCATCTCGCTGGCGGGGCTCATCGCCGGGTCCGTCACACTTGCCGTTCCGCTCGTGTTCGGGTCGCTGTCCGGTGTCCTGTGCGAGCGGGTGGGCGTGGTCAACATCGCCATTGAAGGCCAGCTCCTGGGTGGCGCCTTCACCGCAGCCATCGTCGCCAGCATGACCAGGAACGCGTTCATCGGGCTGCTGGCGGCGGCCATCGCCGGTGCCCTTGTATCCATGGTCCTGGCCCTGTTCAGCATCAAGTACCTGGTGAACCAGATCATCGTCGGCGTGGTCCTTAACGTCCTGGTCTCCGGGGTGACGGGGTTCCTGTTCAGCACCGTCATGCAAGCCAATAAAACCCAGTTCAACTCACCCCCGGGCCTGGACGTCATCGACATTCCCGTCCTTTCCAGCATTCCGATCATCGGTCCCATCCTCTTCCGCCAGTCGCTGGTGGGCTACCTCATGTACGTGGCGGTCGCCGTGGTCTGGATCGGCCTGTTCAAGACGAGGTGGGGGCTGCGCGTCCGGGCCGTGGGGGAGCACCCGCAGGCGGCGGACACCCTTGGCATCAACGTCAACGCCACCCGGTTCTGGAACGTGACCCTCGGTGGTGCCGTAGCCGGCATTGGCGGCTCCTTCTTCACCCTGGTGGCCATCGACAGCTTCACCAAGGAAATTTCCGGTGGCCGCGGCTTCATCGCCCTGGCGGCCCTTATCTTTGGCCGCTGGAACCCGGTGGGCGCCTTCTTCGCTGCACTCCTGTTCGGCTTCGCCGACAACCTGCAGAGCATCGTGACCATCATCGGCACCCCGGTGCCCAGCCAGTTCATGGCCATGCTGCCCTATCTGGTGACCGTCCTCGCCGTCGCCGGCCTGGTCGGCAAATCCAGGGGCCCCGCAGCCAGCGGCATCCCTTACGTCAAGGGATGA
- a CDS encoding cytidine deaminase: protein MDKAHTVDWAALEAAAVAAMQNAYAPYSKFPVGAAALTGDGRIVSGCNVENASYGLTLCAECALVGNLHMTGGGVLRAFYCVDGAGNVLMPCGRCRQLLYEFRAPDMQLMTTHGIKTMDQVLPDAFGPEHLEETP from the coding sequence ATGGACAAAGCACATACGGTGGACTGGGCGGCCCTCGAGGCAGCCGCCGTCGCCGCCATGCAGAACGCCTACGCCCCATACTCCAAGTTCCCGGTAGGGGCAGCGGCCCTCACCGGGGACGGCCGGATCGTCAGCGGCTGCAACGTGGAGAACGCCAGCTATGGGCTGACGCTCTGCGCGGAATGCGCCCTGGTGGGCAACCTCCACATGACCGGTGGCGGCGTGCTGCGGGCGTTCTACTGTGTTGACGGGGCAGGCAACGTGCTTATGCCCTGCGGCCGGTGCCGCCAGCTGCTGTACGAATTCCGCGCCCCGGACATGCAGCTCATGACGACCCACGGCATCAAAACCATGGACCAGGTGCTGCCCGACGCCTTTGGTCCCGAACACCTGGAGGAGACCCCGTGA
- a CDS encoding thymidine phosphorylase, translating to MTESRTEAFDAVDIIRTKRDKGTLSPEQIDWTIDAYTRGAIADEQMAALNMAILLNGMDRAEIARWTAAMIASGERMDFSSLRRPDGGLKYTTDKHSTGGVGDKITLPLAPLVAVFGVAVPQLSGRGLGHTGGTLDKLESIPGWRANLSNEEILAQLQDIGAVICAAGAGLAPADKKLYALRDVTGTVEAIPLIASSIMSKKIAEGTGSLVLDVKVGSGAFMKDEAKARELAETMVALGKDAGVNTVALLTNMDTPLGLTAGNAIEVEESVEVLAGGGPDDVVELTVRLAREMLTCAGVHDADPAAALKDGRAMDVWNRMIAAQGGDPRAALPVARESDVVYAPADGVLVELDALAVGVAAWRLGAGRARKEDAVQAGAGVRMHAKPGATVRAGEPLMTLLTDTPERFARAREALEHAVVIAPEGSRPAQQLIIDRIA from the coding sequence GTGACCGAGAGCAGGACCGAGGCGTTCGACGCCGTCGACATCATCCGCACCAAGCGCGACAAGGGAACACTGAGCCCCGAACAAATCGACTGGACCATCGACGCCTACACCCGCGGCGCGATCGCGGATGAGCAGATGGCGGCACTGAACATGGCCATCCTGCTCAACGGCATGGACCGGGCCGAGATTGCCCGCTGGACCGCCGCCATGATCGCGTCCGGGGAACGGATGGACTTCTCGAGCCTCCGGCGACCCGACGGGGGCCTGAAGTACACCACGGACAAGCATTCCACCGGGGGCGTGGGGGACAAGATCACCCTGCCGCTGGCCCCGCTTGTCGCCGTGTTCGGCGTGGCCGTGCCGCAGCTGTCAGGCCGCGGCCTGGGGCACACCGGCGGCACCCTGGACAAGCTGGAATCCATTCCGGGGTGGCGGGCCAACCTCTCCAACGAGGAGATCCTGGCCCAGCTCCAGGACATCGGGGCGGTGATCTGCGCCGCCGGTGCCGGCCTGGCGCCCGCAGACAAGAAGCTCTACGCCCTGCGTGACGTTACCGGCACGGTGGAAGCCATCCCGCTGATCGCGTCGTCCATCATGAGCAAGAAGATTGCCGAGGGCACCGGGTCGCTGGTCCTGGACGTCAAGGTGGGCAGCGGCGCGTTCATGAAGGACGAGGCAAAAGCCCGGGAACTCGCCGAGACCATGGTGGCGCTGGGCAAGGATGCCGGCGTCAACACTGTGGCGCTGTTGACCAACATGGACACCCCACTGGGCCTCACCGCGGGCAACGCCATCGAGGTGGAGGAATCCGTGGAGGTGCTGGCCGGCGGCGGCCCCGACGACGTCGTGGAGCTCACCGTCCGGCTCGCCCGGGAAATGCTCACCTGCGCAGGAGTGCACGACGCCGACCCCGCCGCCGCCCTCAAGGACGGCCGGGCCATGGACGTCTGGAACCGGATGATCGCCGCCCAAGGGGGCGACCCCCGGGCTGCGCTGCCGGTGGCCAGGGAATCCGACGTCGTCTACGCCCCGGCAGACGGTGTGCTGGTGGAACTTGACGCCCTCGCCGTGGGTGTGGCCGCCTGGCGGCTGGGTGCAGGGCGTGCCCGCAAGGAGGACGCAGTCCAGGCGGGAGCAGGGGTGCGGATGCACGCAAAGCCCGGCGCCACCGTCCGCGCCGGGGAACCCCTGATGACCCTGCTCACGGACACTCCGGAGCGGTTTGCCCGTGCCAGGGAAGCCCTGGAACACGCCGTGGTCATCGCTCCGGAAGGTTCGCGGCCCGCCCAGCAGCTCATCATCGACCGCATAGCGTAG